The following coding sequences are from one Culex quinquefasciatus strain JHB chromosome 1, VPISU_Cqui_1.0_pri_paternal, whole genome shotgun sequence window:
- the LOC119769812 gene encoding uncharacterized protein LOC119769812 codes for MDSDLRDLTKKERQIRNSIKTVFQFTIDYKPELHKNELGIRLQLLEEAFSEFKEVCQKIEVMMEVIAEESDPLEGETSQDHASRLEAEAKQKEAENCAVYSKVENLYCKIKASLLRLMPEKKVDPAPVPVPVLSTVKLPEITLPKFSGMIHDWIPFRDSFLSVIHKNETISDMDKFKYLRSSLAPEALRHIDNIDESAFNYTVAWDALVSQFQHKKLIVKAHLDALFAVEPMRRESFESLNKLICEFDNNLQMLKKIGEQTDGWITLLVYMICSKLHTGTLRLWETEHNSKEVPKYTDLMTFLRKQSGVLQSLPQTSKPIQNEYRKPKLGVSHPTVSGRCCFCSEPFHQAVFCKKFQKMKLSERYDAVKRNGLCFNCLSQGHLSRSCSRGSCLKCGRRHNTLLHPSYESANSATKSSVPPTARRNPNDHQNQQMRPQNLIPARTHNTNQTAPPTFTPQSQSTLPQSATDPNALPPSTSQNTVSLHSHAHSSKQQVLLSTAIVRVKDRFGNYKLARALLDSCSQYCFVTSKFCRKLNLEEFPDFLAIQGIGSSGGVSKNAVLATVSPRTFLISDFEEDIQFNDLPRLTVSLQAESFDISRWEIPEDIVLADPNFHENNEIDMLIGTEYFLDLLQDGTMKLCDGGPTLQNTVFGWIVAGRIPEEPNRGPQAAVFLCSLVELNDQVLYRKTTIRDESGRYVVTLPKKTDVIQQLGDTRSSAVKRFLSLERRFAFNPELKAMYAAFIHEYQSLGHMKELEDTQTEVPAYYLPHHAVLRPESTTTKLRVVFDASCRSTTGVSLNDGLMVGPVLQDNLFAISLRFRFHPIAIVADVEKMYRMINVQPDDQKLQRIIWRKSPTDELREFQLTTVTYGTASAPYLATRCLQQLAEEGEVSHPTAAKILKKDFYVDDMITGAQNEEEGKLLINEMIELMSSAGMTLRKWNSSHEKILEGLPDHLRDVRDVQELQEYWRKYRRNLLAIESLSIPRWVGYLKDCVEVQLHGFCDASELAYGAALYLRCTHRDRSVTVHLVTSKSRVAPLEDLSKKNRKQSIPRLELTSALLLSHLLEAFRASVDIPMKVFLWTDSMIVRC; via the exons TCTAGAAGGTGAAACATCGCAGGATCATGCTTCACGGCTGGAGGCTGAAGCAAAGCAGAAGGAGGCGGAGAATTGTGCTGTGTACAGTAAGGTGGAGAATCTGTATTGCAAAATTAAGGCCAGTCTACTTCGTTTGATGCCCGAAAAGAAGGTTGATCCAGCACcagttcctgttcctgttctgTCTACTGTGAAGCTCCCGGAAATCACACTTCCCAAGTTTTCCGGTATGATCCATGACTGGATTCCGTTCAGAGACTCATTTCTTAGCGTGATTCACAAGAACGAGACGATCAGCGACATGGACAAGTTCAAGTACTTAAGGTCGTCGCTGGCACCTGAGGCACTGCGGCACATTGATAACATTGATGAATCCGCTTTTAACTACACCGTGGCTTGGGATGCGCTTGTGAGCCAGTTCCAGCATAAGAAGCTCATCGTCAAAGCACATTTGGATGCCCTTTTTGCTGTGGAACCCATGAGACGTGAAAGCTTCGAGTCGCTCAACAAATTGATCTGTGAGTTCGACAACAACctccaaatgttgaaaaagaTTGGTGAACAAACCGACGGCTGGATCACTTTGCTCGTCTACATGATTTGCTCGAAACTCCATACTGGAACTCTGAGACTTTGGGAAACCGAACACAACTCCAAGGAAGTCCCGAAGTATACCGATTTGATGACGTTCCTGAGGAAGCAGAGCGGTGTCCTACAATCCCTTCCACAGACGAGCAAACCAATCCAGAATGAGTACCGGAAGCCGAAGCTGGGAGTTAGCCATCCAACTGTATCAGGTCGTTGTTGTTTTTGCTCTGAACCGTTTCACCAAGCTGTCTTCTGcaagaagttccaaaaaatgAAGCTGTCGGAACGATACGATGCTGTGAAGCGGAACGGATTGTGTTTCAACTGTTTATCACAAGGTCATCTATCGCGCAGCTGTTCCAGAGGTTCCTGCCTGAAGTGTGGAAGGAGACACAACACGTTGCTGCATCCGTCGTACGAGTCGGCGAACAGTGCTACAAAATCCTCCGTTCCACCGACGGCAAGAAGAAACCCAAACGACCACCAAAACCAACAAATGAGACCTCAAAACCTGATCCCAGCTAGAACACACAACACAAACCAGACCGCACCACCCACATTCACACCACAGTCGCAAAGTACACTCCCACAATCCGCCACAGACCCGAATGCACTTCCTCCCTCCACGAGCCAGAACACTGTGTCCCTACACTCCCATGCACACTCGTCCAAACAACAAGTTTTGCTCTCGACTGCGATCGTGCGAGTTAAAGATCGGTTTGGGAACTACAAGCTTGCTCGAGCCCTGCTCGATTCATGTTCTCAATACTGTTTCGTGACCTCCAAATTTTGTCGAAAGCTGAATCTCGAAGAATTCCCGGATTTTCTGGCCATCCAAGGTATTGGAAGTTCTGGAGGCGTGTCCAAGAATGCAGTTTTGGCGACAGTCAGTCCTCGAACGTTCCTGATCTCGGATTTTGAAGAAGACATCCAGTTCAACGATCTGCCCAGACTCACCGTGTCCTTACAAGCTGAAAGCTTCGACATCAGTCGTTGGGAGATTCCGGAGGACATTGTGCTGGCAGATCCGAACTTCCACGAGAACAACGAGATCGATATGTTGATTGGAACGGAGTATTTCCTGGACTTGCTGCAAGACGGGACAATGAAGCTGTGCGATGGTGGTCCGACTCTCCAGAACACCGTGTTCGGTTGGATTGTTGCTGGACGGATCCCAGAAGAGCCCAACCGCGGTCCGCAAGCAGCAGTGTTTCTGTGTTCGCTAGTGGAATTGAACGATCA AGTCCTTTATCGGAAAACCACCATCCGGGACGAGAGCGGACGCTATGTTGTCACGCTACCGAAGAAGACCGACGTGATACAACAGCTGGGAGACACACGAAGCAGTGCAGTCAAGCGGTTCCTGAGTTTGGAACGACGGTTCGCTTTCAACCCGGAACTCAAGGCGATGTACGCTGCGTTTATCCATGAGTATCAGTCGCTGGGACACATGAAGGAGCTGGAAGATACGCAAACCGAGGTTCCTGCTTACTATCTTCCACACCACGCCGTCCTGAGACCGGAGAGTACAACCACGAAGCTGCGCGTCGTCTTCGACGCTTCCTGTCGGAGTACAACTGGAGTGTCGCTGAACGATGGATTGATGGTTGGCCCTGTCTTGCAAGACAACCTGTTTGCGATCAGTCTCCGATTTCGCTTTCACCCGATTGCGATTGTAGCTGACGTTGAAAAAATGTATCGGATGATCAACGTGCAGCCAGACGACCAGAAGCTGCAGCGCATTATCTGGCGTAAGTCCCCGACCGACGAGCTTCGCGAGTTCCAGTTAACGACCGTTACGTACGGTACCGCCTCGGCGCCCTACTTGGCAACAAGATGCTTGCAGCAGTTGGCCGAGGAAGGCGAGGTTTCCCATCCCACAGCAGCGAAGATCTTGAAGAAGGACTTCTATGTTGACGACATGATCACCGGAGCTCAGAACGAAGAGGAGGGCAAACTGTTGATCAACGAGATGATCGAGTTGATGAGTTCCGCTGGAATGACGCTGCGCAAGTGGAACTCAAGCCACGAGAAGATACTGGAAGGTCTACCAGATCACCTGCGTGATGTTCGAGATGTTC AAGAACTGCAGGAGTATTGGCGCAAGTACAGAAGAAACCTCCTTGCAATAGAATCCCTTTCCATTCCACGCTGGGTTGGCTACCTCAAGGATTGCGTTGAAGTACAATTGCACGGATTTTGTGACGCCTCGGAGTTGGCGTACGGTGCTGCACTATACTTGCGATGCACGCATCGTGACCGATCTGTGACCGTGCATTTGGTAACGTCCAAATCGAGAGTTGCTCCGTTGGAAGATCTCTCGAAGAAGAACCGGAAGCAATCCATACCGCGCCTGGAGCTCACATCGGCACTCTTGCTGAGTCATCTGTTAGAAGCTTTCCGTGCGAGTGTTGACATCCCGATGAAGGTATTCCTGTGGACCGATTCCATGATCGTGCGATGCTAG